The following are encoded together in the Pseudoalteromonas piscicida genome:
- the map gene encoding type I methionyl aminopeptidase encodes MQEVTFKTADEIQLMRESGRLLTLVFDYIDSWIEPGISTLEINDKVHNFIVGELRARPASLGQYGYQFVLNSSVNEVVCHGVPSKSQILKSSDIVNIDITLEKNGFISDSSKMYVMPEALLPAKKLVATTYQAMWAGIKMVKPGAKLGDIGAAVQQVAEKAGYSVVREYCGHGIGREMHEAPNVLHYGKANTGMTLKPGMTFTIEPMINQGSAKIKTKKDGWTVVTRDKKLSAQWEHTVLVTDDGVEVLTLRAEEA; translated from the coding sequence ATGCAAGAGGTTACCTTCAAAACCGCTGATGAGATCCAATTGATGCGCGAAAGTGGGCGATTACTTACTCTGGTGTTTGACTACATTGATAGTTGGATTGAACCCGGAATTTCTACGCTAGAGATTAATGACAAAGTGCACAACTTTATTGTTGGTGAGCTTAGAGCGCGTCCTGCCAGCCTTGGTCAATATGGTTATCAGTTCGTTCTTAATAGCTCTGTAAACGAGGTCGTGTGCCATGGTGTGCCGAGTAAATCACAAATCTTAAAGTCTTCAGATATTGTAAATATCGATATTACGCTGGAGAAAAATGGCTTTATCAGCGACTCCAGCAAAATGTACGTGATGCCTGAAGCATTACTCCCAGCCAAAAAGTTAGTGGCAACGACTTATCAAGCGATGTGGGCTGGGATAAAAATGGTTAAACCTGGAGCAAAACTTGGGGATATCGGCGCGGCTGTACAGCAAGTGGCTGAAAAAGCCGGTTACAGTGTGGTACGCGAGTATTGTGGTCATGGGATCGGTAGAGAAATGCATGAAGCGCCAAACGTATTGCACTATGGCAAAGCAAATACCGGGATGACGTTAAAGCCGGGGATGACCTTTACCATTGAGCCGATGATCAATCAGGGAAGCGCAAAAATTAAAACCAAAAAAGATGGGTGGACTGTAGTAACCCGAGATAAAAAGCTATCGGCGCAGTGGGAGCATACTGTGCTGGTAACAGATGACGGCGTTGAAGTGTTAACCCTACGAGCGGAAGAAGCGTGA
- a CDS encoding methyltransferase domain-containing protein, with the protein MARNKQQQKPAPTDKNFAELTHKFKNNIYGTNKGKIREAVLKRDLSAQVDWLTQSSGKHILDVGGGQGQLALYLASLGHHVTVIDISEEMLELAKTRANEAGLNDLLHFIHAPLQALDTLNLGQFDLVLCHAVLEWLVEQQSALMLLKSQLSETGLLSLMYFNHEAHLMANMVYGNFDYVQKGLKVKQKVGLSPNKPISQTDMATWLGEAKLSVMQKTGVRCFHDYLRELSKADEDFDALLALELKYNRQEPYASLGRYTHLMLKKA; encoded by the coding sequence ATGGCTAGAAATAAGCAGCAACAAAAACCGGCACCGACAGATAAAAACTTTGCTGAACTAACGCACAAGTTTAAAAATAATATCTATGGCACCAATAAAGGCAAAATCAGAGAAGCTGTGCTTAAGCGCGACTTAAGCGCACAAGTTGACTGGTTAACGCAATCAAGTGGCAAACACATATTAGATGTTGGCGGCGGACAAGGGCAATTAGCGCTCTATTTAGCATCGCTTGGCCACCATGTCACTGTGATTGATATTTCAGAAGAGATGCTTGAACTTGCCAAAACGCGCGCGAATGAAGCAGGGCTAAATGACCTACTTCATTTTATCCACGCGCCCCTGCAAGCGCTAGATACGCTGAACTTAGGACAATTCGACTTAGTATTGTGCCATGCGGTGCTTGAATGGCTGGTTGAGCAACAAAGTGCGCTTATGCTGCTAAAGTCGCAGCTAAGCGAAACAGGCTTGCTTTCGCTAATGTATTTCAACCATGAGGCGCATCTGATGGCCAATATGGTGTACGGTAACTTTGACTATGTGCAAAAAGGCCTTAAGGTAAAGCAAAAAGTCGGTCTCAGTCCCAATAAACCAATTAGCCAAACTGATATGGCAACTTGGCTGGGTGAGGCAAAACTCAGCGTTATGCAAAAAACCGGTGTTCGCTGCTTTCATGACTACTTAAGGGAGTTGAGTAAGGCGGATGAAGATTTTGATGCTTTGCTCGCCTTAGAGCTTAAATACAATCGCCAAGAGCCCTATGCGTCTCTAGGTCGTTATACCCACTTGATGTTAAAAAAAGCGTAA
- a CDS encoding rhodanese-like domain-containing protein, which yields MRKLIIGFMWFVSGICYAQSETITQQALMVNQMSADAYTIVDVRSPEEFAAGHIKGAINIPFNEIETHQEALAKLTDKPLVVYCRSGRRAGIFIEALAPKGYTLKHLEGDMNKWLAESLPVVKK from the coding sequence ATGAGAAAACTGATTATTGGCTTTATGTGGTTTGTTAGCGGTATTTGTTATGCCCAATCGGAAACGATAACACAGCAAGCGCTGATGGTAAATCAAATGTCTGCAGACGCTTATACCATAGTGGACGTACGCAGCCCCGAAGAGTTTGCGGCGGGGCATATAAAAGGGGCAATAAACATTCCTTTTAATGAGATTGAAACACATCAGGAAGCGCTTGCTAAACTGACTGACAAGCCGCTCGTTGTGTACTGCCGCTCAGGGCGTAGGGCTGGCATCTTTATTGAGGCACTAGCGCCAAAAGGTTACACCTTAAAACACCTAGAAGGTGATATGAATAAGTGGCTGGCGGAGTCTTTACCTGTGGTGAAAAAGTAG
- a CDS encoding TonB-dependent siderophore receptor: MRSSSPRTINHSLTLSLCATFVLFSLHGNAHAAEVADDMLAADAAGDGRAQELEHIYVTGTSVKNYTESANKAALKMILSQRETPQAVTVITNQMMQDWQTVNIDEILEHATGFYAKRGASLDRTRFSVRGGDVNLIQIDGVQQFPGGRRPNVNGDAVAYERVEIVRGANGLLTGVGDPTATVNLVRKRATSDEFKGSVAVSAGSWNNYRAEVDVASGLNQEGSIRGRFVAAHYERDSYIERYSQEKTSIYSTVEADLTDYTLLRLGVEYADTASKGAINSHSQPYFYADGSRYQGRRGDTGMTAKWSSWPIEEYTYFVGLDHAFENDWQLHAIATYNTIEMQGGQLFFVYPDGPINPDGSNDNGFGYSAVISSSEDEQKTIDLSLQGPVELFGRTHDVIFSYNQFKRERTSFGNEADQTTISLEGLNFHDWTGDVPRYPFKDLGRDSLTVTDSNGGFVAVRVNPHDDVKLIVGARLTNWEYDIDLYDPNNGKFLRNRYHEKVDTEVTPYAGVVVDINEQYSVYASYTEAFHPQAYFDINDKMLDPSTGESYELGVKGELLDDTLNFTAAVYRNVENGLAIADPNYPDSYLTPQGNRPYIQRGEGDTTEGFEVEFTGSINEQWNISLGLSKHKTESKDGKELLTDQPKELINLYTTYDFSEFVDGFTAGLGINWQGSFYAIPQRPLPGGGSEAYKITQSSGALLNLMARYEVSEQLSVSLNFNNLLDESYYNSISSWDGYVMHGEPFNWQLGMRYRF, encoded by the coding sequence ATGCGCTCTTCATCTCCACGTACAATAAACCATTCTTTAACACTCTCTCTTTGCGCCACTTTTGTGCTGTTCTCACTACATGGCAATGCACACGCCGCTGAAGTTGCTGATGATATGCTAGCTGCTGATGCCGCGGGTGATGGCAGGGCTCAAGAGCTTGAGCATATTTATGTGACGGGCACGAGTGTAAAAAATTACACAGAATCAGCAAACAAAGCGGCATTAAAAATGATTTTATCACAGCGTGAAACGCCTCAAGCGGTGACCGTTATCACTAATCAAATGATGCAAGATTGGCAAACGGTTAACATTGATGAGATCTTGGAACATGCAACGGGCTTCTATGCAAAGCGTGGAGCCAGTCTCGATAGGACACGTTTTTCTGTACGTGGTGGTGATGTCAATTTGATTCAAATCGACGGTGTGCAACAGTTCCCTGGTGGCCGAAGACCGAATGTAAACGGGGATGCAGTTGCTTATGAGCGCGTGGAGATTGTACGTGGTGCAAATGGTCTATTAACTGGCGTTGGTGACCCAACTGCGACCGTAAACTTAGTAAGAAAACGTGCAACTAGCGATGAGTTTAAGGGCAGTGTGGCGGTTTCGGCTGGTAGTTGGAATAATTACCGCGCAGAGGTGGATGTGGCGAGCGGGTTAAACCAAGAGGGTAGTATTCGTGGCCGCTTTGTTGCTGCACATTATGAAAGAGATTCTTACATTGAGCGTTATAGCCAAGAGAAGACGTCCATATATTCTACCGTTGAAGCTGATCTGACCGATTACACCTTGTTACGACTCGGTGTGGAATATGCTGATACCGCTTCAAAAGGGGCGATAAATAGCCACTCTCAACCTTACTTTTATGCAGATGGTAGTCGCTATCAGGGACGCCGTGGTGACACCGGGATGACGGCAAAATGGAGTAGTTGGCCAATCGAAGAATACACCTATTTTGTTGGGCTTGATCACGCGTTTGAAAACGATTGGCAACTCCATGCCATCGCGACTTACAATACCATTGAGATGCAAGGGGGGCAGTTGTTTTTCGTCTATCCTGATGGGCCTATCAACCCTGATGGCAGCAACGATAATGGATTCGGTTACAGTGCTGTAATAAGTAGCTCCGAAGATGAGCAAAAGACAATAGACTTGTCACTGCAAGGCCCGGTAGAGCTATTTGGTCGTACGCACGATGTTATTTTCAGCTACAACCAATTCAAGCGAGAGCGTACGTCATTTGGCAATGAAGCCGACCAAACCACGATTTCATTAGAAGGATTAAATTTTCATGATTGGACTGGTGATGTGCCGCGCTATCCGTTTAAAGATTTAGGTCGTGATAGTTTGACGGTAACAGACTCGAATGGTGGATTTGTGGCCGTGCGTGTTAACCCGCATGATGATGTCAAGCTTATTGTTGGCGCTAGGCTCACCAATTGGGAGTACGATATTGACCTATATGATCCTAATAACGGTAAGTTTCTTCGTAACCGCTATCATGAAAAGGTGGATACAGAAGTCACGCCTTATGCCGGAGTCGTGGTTGATATTAATGAACAATATAGTGTTTACGCAAGCTACACAGAAGCATTTCATCCGCAAGCCTATTTTGATATCAATGATAAAATGCTCGACCCAAGCACGGGCGAAAGCTATGAGCTAGGGGTAAAAGGTGAGTTACTTGATGACACCTTGAACTTTACGGCGGCGGTGTATCGCAATGTTGAAAATGGACTTGCGATTGCCGATCCAAACTACCCAGACAGCTATCTAACTCCGCAGGGCAATAGGCCATATATTCAGCGCGGTGAAGGCGATACGACAGAAGGCTTTGAAGTTGAGTTTACGGGCTCTATCAATGAACAGTGGAATATCAGCTTAGGGCTTTCAAAACACAAAACTGAATCAAAAGATGGCAAAGAGCTGTTAACGGATCAGCCCAAAGAGCTGATAAACCTGTATACCACCTATGACTTTAGCGAGTTTGTTGACGGCTTTACAGCGGGGCTTGGAATTAATTGGCAAGGTAGCTTTTATGCAATACCACAAAGGCCATTGCCAGGCGGCGGTAGCGAGGCGTACAAGATCACACAATCTTCCGGTGCGTTACTTAATTTAATGGCAAGATATGAAGTGAGTGAACAACTTAGTGTGTCGCTTAACTTCAACAATCTACTAGATGAAAGTTACTACAACAGTATTTCATCTTGGGACGGCTATGTAATGCACGGCGAACCGTTCAATTGGCAATTAGGGATGCGTTATCGCTTTTAG
- a CDS encoding methyl-accepting chemotaxis protein, with amino-acid sequence MQLKKLSISNQITLSFTLLFVIFIGVGLMSYQGMKEVNANLNDIVRTSIPSMETIKDIKIDLTTIRKDEFSTALNPEDSEVQNWLAILRDLKKSLNDKIVAYQALPVSKEEKALFNAFITAWQRYVNATYHYENLILSGNAKEANRIILDSYPLFADAMSELSELEALNDSSVEKSERSAISAVNSTLFTLAISGLLVVITIVIICMLLSKAIKTPLALSVDLASKIARGELNHAIILEDTGKNELGLLTQSLEKMRSQLHALITMINDSAIQLTAAVEEVNAISYQNAQGMNVQQNELQSVASAMTQMQAAISEVAKSTEMGAESANQASEKAREGSDALKSNINHISDVAQTVTAAGELANNLEKNSHNINVVVDVIREIAEQTNLLALNAAIEAARAGAQGRGFAVVADEVRSLAQRTQDSTTQIVEIVNDLQTKSKETGVATKSCEQGIALCVEQSEVAGNMIHQIESQIDSIAAMSTQIASACHQQSVVSEELNKNIETINYSAVEMTEGANQTATACNEMSKLAHDLKSQVDKFTL; translated from the coding sequence ATGCAGTTAAAAAAACTATCTATTTCTAACCAAATAACGTTAAGTTTCACCTTACTCTTTGTCATTTTCATTGGAGTTGGCTTGATGAGCTACCAAGGAATGAAAGAAGTAAACGCCAATCTGAACGACATCGTCAGAACCAGCATTCCATCGATGGAAACCATTAAAGACATTAAAATTGACTTAACAACGATACGTAAAGATGAGTTTAGTACTGCGTTAAACCCTGAAGACTCAGAGGTACAAAACTGGTTAGCTATTTTAAGAGATCTGAAAAAGTCATTAAATGACAAAATAGTCGCGTATCAGGCATTACCGGTCAGCAAAGAAGAAAAGGCATTGTTCAATGCTTTTATTACCGCTTGGCAGCGATACGTCAATGCGACTTACCATTATGAAAACCTGATCCTAAGCGGCAATGCAAAAGAAGCGAATCGGATCATTTTGGATAGCTATCCACTGTTTGCCGACGCGATGTCTGAGCTTAGTGAGCTGGAAGCGTTAAATGATAGTAGTGTTGAAAAATCGGAACGCTCGGCTATATCAGCAGTGAATAGCACCCTATTTACTTTAGCGATTTCTGGATTACTCGTTGTAATAACCATAGTCATTATTTGTATGCTGTTGAGTAAAGCGATTAAGACACCACTTGCTTTATCGGTGGATCTTGCGAGTAAAATCGCCCGTGGTGAGCTAAATCACGCGATTATACTTGAAGATACAGGTAAGAACGAACTCGGTTTATTGACCCAATCTTTAGAAAAAATGCGTTCACAGTTACACGCCTTAATCACCATGATCAATGACTCTGCCATTCAATTAACTGCAGCAGTAGAAGAAGTAAATGCCATTTCTTATCAAAATGCCCAAGGTATGAATGTACAACAAAATGAGCTGCAATCCGTCGCATCCGCGATGACACAAATGCAAGCGGCAATTAGTGAAGTGGCTAAAAGTACAGAAATGGGCGCTGAGTCAGCAAATCAGGCAAGTGAAAAAGCCAGAGAAGGCAGCGACGCACTTAAATCAAATATTAATCATATTTCAGACGTTGCACAAACAGTCACAGCTGCAGGTGAGCTTGCCAATAATCTCGAGAAAAACTCACACAACATTAATGTCGTTGTTGACGTAATTAGAGAAATCGCGGAGCAAACGAATCTATTGGCATTAAATGCCGCAATTGAAGCCGCTCGAGCAGGTGCGCAAGGCCGTGGTTTTGCCGTTGTTGCGGATGAAGTTCGCTCACTGGCCCAGCGCACCCAAGATTCAACCACGCAAATTGTTGAAATCGTCAACGACCTACAAACCAAGTCGAAGGAAACCGGCGTGGCAACCAAGAGCTGTGAACAAGGTATTGCACTTTGTGTTGAGCAATCAGAAGTCGCTGGCAATATGATCCATCAAATTGAATCTCAAATTGATAGCATCGCCGCAATGAGTACACAGATCGCGTCAGCTTGTCATCAGCAATCTGTGGTTTCAGAGGAGCTGAACAAAAATATCGAGACTATCAATTACTCGGCCGTTGAAATGACCGAAGGTGCCAACCAAACCGCGACGGCGTGTAATGAAATGAGTAAACTTGCCCACGACTTAAAATCACAAGTCGACAAGTTTACGCTCTAA
- a CDS encoding ParD-like family protein: MGIVKISDELHDEIREASTVMSRSINSQAEFWIKIGRLAERNPTLTFTEIITAEMSRVKSQQPKGN, from the coding sequence ATGGGTATCGTAAAAATTTCAGATGAACTACACGATGAGATCCGTGAAGCGAGCACTGTGATGTCGCGCTCAATCAATTCACAGGCTGAGTTCTGGATTAAAATTGGGCGACTTGCCGAGCGCAATCCAACGCTCACGTTTACAGAGATCATTACGGCAGAGATGTCGCGAGTGAAGTCACAACAGCCAAAAGGAAATTGA
- a CDS encoding Nif3-like dinuclear metal center hexameric protein: MKRTKLVNQLTELLKPFQINDYCPNGLQVEGKDEIQKIVTGVTASQALIDAAIERDADTILVHHGYFWKGEEQCVTGMKKRRLQALLAHDINLIAYHLPLDVHPELGNNAQLGKLLGLEYERPLEPWNKNSVAVKGKLTTPMTAVDFAALVEEKLGRKPLLNVAGDHPISTIAWCTGGGQSFIDLAASQGVDAYLTGEASEQTIHSSNEQQIHFIAAGHHATERYGAKALGEYLAAQYGLDVEFIDIDNPV, encoded by the coding sequence ATGAAACGAACCAAGTTAGTGAATCAGTTAACGGAATTACTTAAGCCATTTCAAATTAACGATTACTGTCCAAATGGTCTGCAAGTAGAAGGCAAAGACGAAATTCAAAAAATCGTCACGGGTGTTACCGCAAGCCAAGCTTTGATTGATGCCGCTATCGAGCGTGATGCTGATACCATTTTGGTCCACCACGGCTATTTTTGGAAAGGGGAAGAGCAGTGTGTCACCGGCATGAAAAAGCGTCGTCTACAAGCGCTACTTGCCCATGATATCAACTTAATAGCTTACCATCTTCCACTCGATGTTCATCCTGAACTCGGGAATAACGCACAACTCGGTAAGTTGCTTGGGCTTGAATATGAAAGACCCCTTGAGCCTTGGAACAAAAATAGCGTAGCGGTAAAAGGTAAATTGACGACGCCAATGACTGCTGTTGATTTTGCCGCTTTAGTTGAAGAGAAACTCGGTCGAAAGCCACTCTTAAATGTTGCTGGCGATCACCCAATCAGCACCATCGCTTGGTGTACAGGTGGTGGGCAGAGCTTTATCGACCTCGCGGCAAGCCAAGGCGTTGATGCCTACCTAACGGGCGAAGCGTCAGAGCAAACCATTCACTCATCTAACGAACAACAGATCCACTTTATCGCGGCAGGACATCATGCCACAGAGCGTTACGGCGCGAAGGCACTTGGCGAATATTTGGCAGCGCAGTATGGTTTGGATGTTGAATTTATTGATATCGACAACCCGGTTTAA
- a CDS encoding serine hydrolase gives MKALPHLLLFLCFFSIPTQAATQLQKQLEDYIAQYHQIKEFDGAALVARGSEVLLQQGYGLANVEWQIANQPNTKYKLASVTKQFTALLVLQQIEKGKIELDANISSYLPTYRKDTGDQITIRQLLNHTSGLPDVFRYPEFRQVQSHNPYNRDEFIDHFCSGDLLFEPGSAFRYSNAGYTILGRILELVSGKSYWQLLEKQILVPLDMKGTGFADHKQVIKGLANGYDTTLKGFKHADFIDMTVPFSAGAMYSTVQDMYKWDRALYTDKLLTPETKRLLFTPSKHRNYGFGWEVTDKGDASQIKTLVHHAGGIPGFGAKIARVLEDKTVIILLDNTGGAPLTQMVDGILEILAGRAVAAPKLSPYRLLFTTILSDGVEVAIKNYQQQVREGKGLSERQLNRFGYQLLEVGYYDAAIEFFKLNVTAHPKSVNTYDSLAEAYLVKGDKTNARVTYRQLLQLDSNHEAAKRFVESTLK, from the coding sequence ATGAAAGCATTACCCCATTTACTGTTATTTTTGTGTTTTTTCTCCATACCGACTCAAGCAGCGACTCAACTGCAAAAACAACTAGAGGACTATATCGCGCAGTATCACCAAATTAAAGAGTTTGATGGTGCCGCTTTGGTTGCTCGAGGATCTGAGGTGTTACTGCAACAAGGTTATGGACTTGCCAATGTAGAGTGGCAAATAGCCAATCAACCCAACACTAAATATAAGCTAGCATCAGTGACCAAGCAGTTTACGGCACTTTTGGTATTACAACAGATTGAGAAAGGAAAGATTGAGCTTGATGCTAACATTTCCAGCTATTTACCCACATACCGAAAGGATACGGGAGACCAAATTACCATAAGGCAATTACTTAATCACACGTCAGGCCTACCTGATGTGTTTAGATACCCTGAATTTCGCCAAGTGCAAAGTCACAACCCTTATAACCGCGATGAGTTTATCGACCATTTCTGCTCAGGAGACTTGTTGTTTGAGCCGGGCTCTGCGTTTCGTTACAGCAATGCCGGTTACACTATACTTGGACGTATCCTTGAGCTTGTGAGTGGAAAAAGTTACTGGCAACTACTTGAAAAGCAGATATTAGTACCGCTAGATATGAAAGGAACTGGATTTGCCGATCATAAGCAGGTAATTAAAGGCCTAGCGAATGGTTACGATACCACGTTGAAGGGGTTCAAACATGCCGATTTTATTGACATGACAGTGCCTTTTTCCGCTGGGGCAATGTATTCAACGGTGCAAGATATGTATAAGTGGGACCGTGCATTATACACAGATAAACTATTAACGCCTGAGACCAAGAGATTGTTATTTACCCCCTCTAAACATAGAAATTACGGGTTTGGCTGGGAAGTCACCGACAAAGGAGATGCCAGTCAAATTAAAACACTGGTTCACCATGCTGGTGGAATCCCAGGGTTTGGGGCTAAGATTGCAAGAGTATTGGAGGACAAAACGGTTATTATTTTACTGGATAATACAGGTGGCGCACCATTGACACAGATGGTTGATGGCATACTCGAAATCCTTGCGGGTAGGGCTGTAGCAGCGCCCAAGTTAAGCCCATATCGGCTGCTTTTTACAACAATTTTATCTGACGGCGTTGAAGTTGCGATTAAGAATTATCAGCAACAGGTTCGCGAAGGGAAGGGGCTGAGTGAGCGCCAACTAAATCGCTTTGGGTATCAATTATTGGAAGTCGGTTATTACGACGCCGCAATTGAATTTTTCAAATTGAATGTTACGGCACACCCAAAAAGCGTGAATACCTATGATAGTCTTGCCGAGGCGTATCTTGTTAAAGGAGATAAAACCAATGCACGTGTTACTTATCGGCAGTTATTGCAATTAGATAGTAACCATGAGGCGGCTAAGAGGTTTGTAGAATCAACCTTGAAGTGA
- a CDS encoding winged helix-turn-helix domain-containing protein → MQYQLNQKWDFDVSTRTISHRDISHVLTPLAHRLLLNLIEHAPHLVSHQQLEQQVWLGRVVTHDAIKKQIARLRKLLEDDANKPEYIVSERSFGYRFSATVNKINHEPQALAVKRFTTLVCGSIGLALACIIGIYHSPFTSPFSSTSSDTTLSIAQQHFTQQTLEDNLRAIALYQQSITTSQDVDESYKGLSRALLNDYNLYNQVADALTKSRNNTEKALNLTPDSPSAKLLLAQVHTLQGRYQQAQEILNDTIANTPNWPLLKSHLAETYLLQGNTIDAYPLARQAYEASPTEPKVVASYLHCLRKMYMANWFSKVLVNASPEVKGSPWLQLEHVQFLQQQTQHKKAIQHLNLLAKIAPNAQTLNWFTALSYLSNNHHDKATDVLALTVEKHGKYTLFSQLYLSLLTAKHQSISKYSNDIANQIKAGNHDPELVFSLGLISLYHQQNDKAKDYFKQAIQQGFSDEFRFKALPFNITADQAHFLDSIVEQLTLTNLKKRIKRTPK, encoded by the coding sequence TTGCAGTATCAGTTGAACCAAAAATGGGACTTTGATGTATCTACTCGCACCATCAGTCATCGCGATATATCTCATGTACTGACACCGCTCGCGCATAGATTGTTGCTGAACCTGATTGAACATGCACCTCACCTTGTGAGCCACCAGCAATTAGAACAACAAGTTTGGCTTGGTCGAGTCGTGACTCATGATGCGATTAAAAAACAAATAGCAAGGCTACGAAAGCTCCTTGAAGATGATGCCAATAAACCAGAGTATATCGTGTCTGAACGCAGCTTCGGATACCGCTTTAGCGCAACCGTTAATAAGATAAATCATGAACCGCAAGCGCTAGCAGTAAAGCGATTTACCACTCTAGTCTGCGGAAGTATCGGCCTAGCTCTGGCGTGTATAATCGGTATATATCACTCCCCTTTTACCTCACCATTTTCTTCAACAAGCTCGGATACAACATTGAGCATCGCCCAGCAACACTTTACCCAACAAACCTTAGAAGATAATTTACGGGCAATAGCGCTGTATCAGCAAAGCATCACTACATCACAAGATGTAGATGAAAGTTATAAGGGATTGAGTCGAGCATTATTGAACGACTATAACTTATATAATCAGGTTGCAGACGCACTGACGAAAAGCCGGAACAATACAGAAAAGGCGCTGAACTTAACACCCGATAGTCCATCGGCAAAACTACTTTTGGCTCAAGTCCATACTCTTCAAGGGCGTTACCAACAAGCGCAAGAGATTCTAAATGACACCATAGCAAATACGCCTAATTGGCCTTTGTTAAAGTCACATCTGGCCGAGACCTATCTCTTGCAAGGCAATACCATTGATGCATACCCACTAGCACGCCAAGCTTATGAGGCTTCTCCCACCGAGCCCAAGGTAGTTGCTAGCTACCTCCACTGCCTGCGCAAAATGTATATGGCCAACTGGTTTAGCAAGGTACTTGTCAACGCCAGCCCTGAAGTAAAGGGATCTCCTTGGCTACAACTAGAACACGTGCAGTTTTTGCAGCAACAAACACAGCATAAAAAAGCCATCCAACACCTTAACTTATTAGCCAAAATCGCACCAAATGCTCAGACATTAAACTGGTTCACAGCCCTTTCTTATCTAAGTAACAATCATCATGATAAAGCGACCGATGTCTTAGCGCTAACTGTTGAAAAGCACGGTAAATATACATTATTCAGTCAATTATACTTGTCACTCCTCACTGCTAAGCATCAATCAATAAGTAAATATAGCAATGATATTGCCAACCAGATAAAGGCCGGCAACCATGACCCTGAATTGGTATTTAGCCTCGGCCTCATAAGCCTTTACCATCAGCAAAATGACAAGGCTAAGGACTATTTCAAACAGGCTATTCAACAGGGATTTAGTGACGAGTTTAGGTTTAAAGCATTACCCTTCAACATTACGGCAGATCAAGCTCATTTTTTAGATAGCATTGTTGAGCAGCTTACTCTGACTAACTTAAAGAAAAGAATAAAGCGCACACCAAAGTAG